A genomic stretch from Bacillus sp. E(2018) includes:
- a CDS encoding cellobiose phosphorylase: MTTLTKGNITIKAGDFAFAFLSTGDIYKASHHDTMINQWMSNPIDGSLNNLYLRVFNSEGIHVTPLLGTKSNSIVSYNENRVFWKGTFQDISYTVTFSLKESGIWFWDVELEGKAEKADIIYGQDVGLAHIGAVRTNEAFIAQYVDHGVFEDEKLGYVICSRQNQPNGKAFPYLQQGSLTKSIGYVTDGFQFFGTSYKETDVPQALYNEYLASEVYQYEFAYIALQSEQFALNGKHHINFYGCFKEDHQEAVTSIEYKDEVVLAWNEVQAQPIDDTIALEKVNRNEQFDGTLKTVDLQMEEVEALFPERILEEYEGDTLLSFFTPTYEHIVLKEKERIVERPHGHILVTGDNVTLKEDTITTTSYMYGIFNSQLVVGNTSFHKMMTNARNALNVMKTSGQRIYVELDGKLKLLTMPSLFEMGFNYTRWFYKTEDETFIITNYTTIDTPEVELHVKALSDRSYRFVVTNQVSLNNQEYEVPFKMEKEEGVLSFFADDASDSAKTYENLSYRMKITGTEWNVTDETIFGDNMDRGSASLVVCDLEPTNEWGISHQGLIDGNKIPFTNKTIETEIERYRTFIQNTNRGFRLTKDGVETHELQKMNALAHWYTHNMLIHYSVPHGLEQYGGAAWGTRDVCQGPAEYFLATQHYGAVKDILLTVYSHQFDETGNWPQWFMFDQYFKIQQDDSHGDIIVWPLKLVTDYLAATNDFEILRAEVPYTSNSDFNFTEKKETLLQHIQKQIGYMKANFLHDTHLSSYGDGDWDDTLQPANPQLKKFMVSSWTVALTYQVMTQFSQQLQHVDEEEATKLRKLAKNIQADYQEHMLGTDVIPGFVYMEDPKSPKLMLHPSDNTTGINYRLLPMTRSMIAELLTPEQAEEHLDLIMDTFYCPDGVRLMDKPAHYKGGVSTHFKRAEQASNFGREIGLQYVHAHIRFVEAMAKLGKKEEVWSGLEKINPVMIQEKVPNAERRQSNAYFSSSDGDFKTRYEAQERFGELKDGEAKVKGGWRIYSSGPGIYMNQLISNCLGIRPQGQNLIIDPILTEEMSGLELQYMIDGKPVKMVFRDRGEETHRLIVNGEEVESSTYQNIYRKGGVSVNRSGFVNKLSADVNTVEIYS, translated from the coding sequence ATGACAACATTAACGAAAGGGAACATCACGATTAAAGCTGGTGACTTTGCATTTGCGTTCTTAAGTACTGGTGATATCTACAAAGCTTCCCACCATGATACGATGATCAACCAATGGATGAGTAATCCGATCGATGGTTCTTTGAACAATCTTTATTTACGTGTGTTCAACAGTGAGGGTATTCATGTAACTCCGCTTCTAGGTACTAAATCTAACAGCATCGTTTCATATAATGAGAATCGAGTTTTTTGGAAAGGTACATTTCAAGACATCTCTTATACAGTCACTTTTTCATTAAAAGAAAGCGGTATCTGGTTCTGGGATGTTGAACTCGAAGGAAAAGCTGAGAAGGCTGATATTATTTATGGCCAAGATGTGGGACTTGCTCATATTGGAGCTGTCCGAACAAATGAAGCATTCATCGCTCAGTATGTTGACCATGGTGTGTTTGAAGATGAGAAGCTTGGTTATGTGATCTGTTCACGCCAAAACCAGCCGAATGGAAAAGCGTTTCCTTACTTGCAACAAGGATCGTTAACAAAATCTATTGGTTATGTAACGGACGGTTTTCAGTTCTTTGGTACTTCTTATAAAGAAACAGATGTACCACAAGCACTTTATAACGAATACTTAGCGAGTGAAGTATATCAATACGAATTCGCTTATATTGCACTTCAATCAGAGCAATTTGCACTTAATGGTAAACATCACATCAATTTTTATGGATGTTTTAAAGAGGATCATCAAGAAGCTGTTACGTCCATTGAATATAAGGATGAGGTTGTATTAGCTTGGAATGAAGTTCAAGCTCAGCCAATTGATGATACGATTGCGCTTGAAAAAGTTAATCGTAATGAGCAGTTTGACGGAACATTAAAAACAGTTGATCTTCAAATGGAAGAAGTAGAAGCTCTTTTCCCGGAGCGTATTTTAGAAGAGTATGAAGGAGATACGCTTCTATCCTTTTTTACACCGACCTATGAACATATCGTTTTAAAAGAAAAAGAAAGAATCGTAGAGCGACCTCATGGACATATTCTCGTTACGGGAGATAATGTGACATTAAAAGAGGACACAATCACGACTACTTCTTATATGTATGGCATTTTCAATTCTCAATTAGTAGTAGGAAACACTTCGTTTCATAAGATGATGACAAATGCACGTAATGCGTTGAATGTTATGAAAACATCTGGTCAACGAATCTATGTGGAGTTAGACGGGAAGCTGAAACTATTAACGATGCCATCGTTGTTCGAGATGGGCTTTAACTATACGCGTTGGTTCTATAAAACGGAAGATGAGACGTTTATCATCACAAATTACACAACAATCGATACCCCGGAAGTTGAGCTGCATGTTAAGGCTCTTAGCGACAGGTCATACCGATTCGTTGTGACGAACCAAGTATCTTTGAACAATCAAGAATATGAAGTGCCATTTAAGATGGAAAAAGAAGAGGGAGTTCTTTCGTTCTTTGCTGATGATGCTTCTGACAGTGCAAAAACGTATGAAAATTTAAGCTATCGAATGAAGATTACGGGTACAGAGTGGAATGTAACAGACGAGACAATCTTTGGGGATAACATGGATCGTGGATCTGCTTCTCTCGTGGTTTGCGATCTTGAACCAACAAATGAGTGGGGCATCTCTCATCAAGGTCTAATCGACGGGAACAAGATTCCGTTTACAAATAAGACGATTGAAACGGAAATCGAGCGCTACCGTACATTTATTCAAAATACGAACCGCGGATTCCGTTTAACTAAGGATGGGGTTGAGACACACGAGCTTCAAAAGATGAACGCCTTAGCTCATTGGTATACCCATAACATGCTTATTCACTATTCGGTACCACATGGTCTTGAGCAATATGGCGGTGCAGCTTGGGGAACACGTGATGTTTGCCAAGGACCTGCTGAATACTTCTTAGCAACTCAGCATTATGGTGCAGTAAAAGACATCTTGCTTACGGTATATTCTCATCAGTTTGACGAGACGGGTAACTGGCCACAATGGTTTATGTTTGATCAATATTTCAAAATCCAGCAAGATGATTCACATGGAGATATCATCGTATGGCCACTGAAGTTAGTGACAGATTACCTTGCTGCTACGAATGATTTTGAAATTTTACGTGCTGAAGTACCTTACACGTCTAACAGTGATTTTAACTTTACTGAGAAAAAAGAAACATTATTACAGCATATTCAAAAACAGATCGGTTACATGAAAGCGAACTTTTTACATGATACGCACCTTTCCTCATATGGAGATGGTGATTGGGATGATACGCTTCAACCTGCAAATCCACAGCTTAAAAAATTTATGGTGAGTTCATGGACGGTTGCCTTAACGTATCAAGTTATGACTCAGTTCTCCCAACAGTTACAGCATGTGGACGAAGAAGAGGCTACAAAACTGAGGAAGCTCGCTAAAAATATTCAGGCAGACTATCAAGAGCATATGTTAGGCACAGATGTAATCCCTGGATTTGTTTACATGGAAGACCCAAAATCACCAAAACTGATGCTTCATCCTAGTGATAACACAACGGGTATTAACTATCGTCTATTACCAATGACGCGCAGTATGATTGCAGAATTGTTAACACCTGAACAGGCTGAAGAGCACCTTGATCTAATCATGGATACGTTTTATTGCCCAGATGGCGTAAGATTGATGGACAAACCTGCTCATTATAAAGGCGGTGTGAGTACGCATTTCAAGCGTGCTGAACAAGCATCGAACTTCGGACGTGAGATCGGACTTCAATATGTTCATGCTCATATTCGTTTTGTTGAAGCCATGGCGAAGCTAGGAAAAAAAGAAGAAGTGTGGAGCGGACTAGAAAAGATCAATCCTGTTATGATTCAAGAAAAAGTTCCAAATGCAGAACGCCGTCAGAGTAATGCATATTTCTCAAGTTCTGATGGTGATTTTAAAACGCGTTATGAAGCGCAAGAACGCTTTGGCGAACTTAAAGATGGTGAAGCCAAAGTTAAAGGTGGATGGAGAATCTATTCTTCAGGTCCTGGAATATACATGAACCAATTGATCTCCAATTGTTTAGGTATCCGCCCACAAGGGCAGAACCTAATTATTGATCCTATATTAACAGAAGAAATGAGCGGACTAGAATTGCAGTATATGATCGACGGCAAACCTGTCAAAATGGTATTCCGAGATCGCGGTGAGGAAACACATCGACTCATCGTTAATGGTGAAGAAGTGGAGAGCAGCACATATCAAAATATCTACCGAAAAGGTGGAGTGAGCGTGAACCGCTCTGGATTTGTAAATAAATTGTCAGCAGACGTGAATACCGTAGAGATTTATTCATAA
- a CDS encoding sugar ABC transporter substrate-binding protein: protein MKKRWFKKSMVTSMVGALVLSGVLAGCSSGSEDGKTTITVWGMGEEAKSLPKIAEEFEKENPKIDVKVQALPWDQAHDKLLTAVASKKGPDVVQMGTTWIPEFASAGALKDLTPHVNDYPELDPKHFFEGSVETTKFEDKMVGVPWYVDTRLLYYRTDLLEKAGFKEAPKTWDELKEAADKLADRGKGKYGISIDAKEQSLSFMFARQNGAELLGANNDPKFNDPKFVEAVEYLNSFYESGAAPKEELGMDIVQGFRGDGILPMFISGPWMIKLINDQAPELKGKWGTAVLPTKENNISALGGSNLSVFEHTKHEKEALKFAAYMSKPETQLKWMEMTNSLPATQKAWEDESLTGNEFYKAFGEQMEASQPMPVIKQWEEIAQSYLKSFEKIYRGGADVQKELDNFDKKAEEILKK from the coding sequence ATGAAAAAACGCTGGTTTAAAAAATCAATGGTTACGTCAATGGTTGGGGCACTTGTCCTATCTGGCGTATTAGCTGGCTGCTCTTCAGGTTCAGAAGATGGAAAAACAACAATTACGGTTTGGGGAATGGGTGAAGAAGCAAAATCACTTCCTAAGATCGCTGAAGAATTTGAAAAAGAAAATCCAAAGATTGACGTTAAAGTACAAGCCCTTCCTTGGGATCAAGCACACGATAAGCTTTTAACAGCAGTTGCTTCTAAAAAAGGACCTGATGTTGTTCAGATGGGTACAACTTGGATTCCTGAGTTTGCATCCGCTGGAGCATTAAAAGATTTAACACCTCATGTTAATGATTACCCGGAACTAGATCCAAAACATTTCTTTGAAGGTTCTGTTGAAACGACAAAGTTTGAAGACAAAATGGTGGGTGTACCTTGGTACGTAGATACTCGCTTGCTCTACTATCGTACAGATCTGCTCGAGAAAGCTGGTTTCAAAGAAGCTCCAAAAACGTGGGACGAGTTGAAAGAAGCTGCTGATAAGCTAGCTGATCGTGGAAAAGGGAAATATGGAATTTCGATCGATGCTAAAGAACAAAGCTTGTCATTCATGTTCGCTCGCCAAAACGGCGCTGAACTATTAGGAGCAAACAACGATCCTAAATTCAATGATCCTAAATTCGTTGAAGCGGTTGAGTACTTGAACAGCTTCTATGAAAGCGGAGCAGCTCCAAAAGAAGAACTTGGAATGGACATCGTTCAAGGTTTCCGTGGAGATGGAATTCTTCCAATGTTCATCAGTGGTCCTTGGATGATCAAACTGATCAACGACCAAGCTCCTGAGCTTAAAGGTAAATGGGGTACGGCTGTTCTTCCAACAAAAGAAAATAACATTTCAGCACTAGGTGGATCTAACCTTTCTGTATTTGAACATACGAAGCACGAAAAAGAAGCGTTAAAATTCGCAGCATATATGAGTAAGCCTGAAACACAATTAAAATGGATGGAGATGACGAATTCCCTTCCGGCAACCCAAAAAGCATGGGAAGACGAATCTCTTACTGGAAATGAATTTTACAAAGCATTCGGTGAACAGATGGAAGCTTCACAACCGATGCCTGTTATTAAGCAATGGGAAGAAATCGCTCAATCTTATTTAAAGAGCTTTGAGAAGATCTACAGAGGCGGAGCAGATGTTCAGAAAGAATTAGATAACTTCGACAAAAAAGCTGAAGAGATCTTAAAGAAATAA
- a CDS encoding sugar ABC transporter permease translates to MKSYSKTTPYLFIGPALLLLALFSLFPIVLALVISFTDIDLAGLADYSNISFIGIENYINIFKDPIFLKSIGNTVFYVVFGVPLVIACSLGIALLINFGTARIFKAFRLVFYMPSITNVVAVAVVWTYLYNPQFGLFNYLLGLVGIPAIPWLQDPTIAKGSLIALAVWRAIGVNMIIFLAALQGIPKTYYEAAQLDGANNWKQLTKITIPLLRYAIFFVSITTMIGWIQFFEEPFVMTNGGPLDSTTSVALFIYRNGFQLSNFGYAAAGSFVLFVTIIIITMIQFRLQKKDTDI, encoded by the coding sequence ATGAAAAGCTATTCAAAAACGACTCCTTACCTCTTCATTGGACCAGCGCTTCTATTATTGGCTTTATTCTCTCTTTTTCCCATTGTTCTTGCATTGGTGATTAGTTTTACAGATATTGACCTAGCTGGACTTGCAGACTATTCAAATATTAGCTTTATTGGAATCGAAAACTATATAAATATCTTTAAAGATCCTATTTTTCTAAAATCGATCGGTAACACTGTCTTTTATGTCGTATTCGGTGTTCCTCTCGTTATCGCATGTTCACTTGGTATCGCTCTTTTGATCAACTTTGGTACAGCGCGTATCTTCAAGGCTTTTCGTCTTGTTTTTTATATGCCTTCGATCACAAACGTTGTAGCAGTAGCTGTTGTGTGGACGTATCTATACAACCCACAGTTCGGTCTGTTCAACTATCTGCTCGGTCTAGTTGGCATTCCTGCTATACCCTGGTTACAAGACCCAACAATCGCCAAAGGATCATTGATCGCATTAGCCGTTTGGCGCGCAATCGGTGTGAACATGATTATTTTCTTAGCAGCTTTACAAGGAATTCCAAAAACGTATTATGAGGCAGCTCAACTAGACGGTGCGAACAACTGGAAACAGCTTACAAAGATTACGATTCCACTTCTTCGTTACGCTATTTTCTTCGTATCGATTACAACGATGATCGGATGGATTCAGTTCTTCGAAGAACCATTCGTTATGACGAACGGTGGACCGCTGGATAGCACCACATCTGTTGCCCTCTTCATCTATCGCAACGGGTTCCAGCTAAGCAACTTTGGTTATGCCGCTGCAGGATCTTTTGTCCTGTTTGTAACGATCATCATCATCACGATGATTCAGTTCCGATTGCAAAAGAAAGATACCGACATTTAG
- a CDS encoding carbohydrate ABC transporter permease — protein sequence MKSKVSDAKKAYKMQQWIAGIVLTLGGLLVAIPFIWMILSAFKPESEVLQLTPTLWPETFTTENFVYLFENMNFGVYLRNTIIIVLCSFVGLFFNAMAGYAFAKYKFKGREKLFYLVLATMMIPGQVTMIPVYLILNQMGLTNTMAGVVLPGLVGAFSIFLFRQFMSTIPDELLEAARLDGASEFRVFMQLVLPISKPIMAVQGILTFIAGWNSFLWPLIIANDESLYTLSVGLSLLKGQYGGNFALQMAGSTFMVVPIVIIFIIFQKHIIEGYTISGMK from the coding sequence ATGAAATCAAAAGTATCTGATGCGAAAAAAGCATACAAAATGCAGCAATGGATCGCTGGAATCGTCTTAACGCTTGGCGGCCTTTTAGTAGCCATCCCATTTATTTGGATGATCCTTTCAGCTTTCAAACCTGAAAGTGAAGTCCTTCAGCTCACACCGACTCTGTGGCCTGAAACCTTTACAACGGAGAACTTCGTCTACCTGTTTGAGAACATGAACTTTGGTGTTTATTTGCGAAATACGATCATCATTGTCCTCTGTTCTTTTGTCGGACTATTCTTTAATGCGATGGCTGGATATGCGTTTGCAAAGTACAAGTTTAAAGGAAGAGAAAAGCTCTTCTACCTAGTATTAGCAACAATGATGATTCCAGGACAAGTAACGATGATTCCTGTTTATTTAATCTTAAACCAGATGGGCTTGACGAACACGATGGCAGGTGTGGTTCTACCAGGATTGGTTGGTGCATTCAGCATCTTCTTATTCCGTCAGTTCATGTCTACCATCCCAGACGAATTGCTTGAAGCTGCTCGTTTAGATGGAGCGAGTGAGTTCCGCGTATTCATGCAACTCGTTTTGCCTATTTCAAAACCGATCATGGCCGTTCAAGGAATTCTAACGTTTATCGCGGGCTGGAACAGCTTCTTATGGCCGTTGATCATTGCGAACGACGAAAGTTTGTATACACTCTCGGTAGGCTTAAGTCTTTTAAAAGGGCAATATGGAGGAAACTTCGCGTTGCAGATGGCCGGATCAACGTTCATGGTTGTTCCAATCGTCATCATTTTCATCATCTTCCAGAAGCACATTATTGAAGGCTATACTATTTCAGGTATGAAATAG
- a CDS encoding glucoamylase family protein, which produces MKTSKMISFVLMFSLFANVFVTSSASATDRGKNHAFQMELKSIAKKTYTFYQDHTDPKTGLTYDETRYTAEGKKDATHTSPTNIGMYMMSTISAQELGIISKKEAVKRIQVTLNTLEDLEKWNGLYFNWYNTKDGSVKKDWGQFISQVDNGWLSAGLIVVGQAYEELNPQTSKLVEDMNYTTLYDSEVGQFRGGYDVAQGKLTDHHYGLFNTEPRVASYISIGKGDVPSDHWWKMYRTMPKEWDWQAQIPEGETHEYDGVSVFEGHYEYNGVKFVPSWGGSMFESLMPGIVLNEVELGKNALGLNNKRHVELQQAFAEEKGYKAWGFSPSATPDGYSEFAATPLGTSGYKDGATVTAHASFLALDYDPSAVRKNIKALKELNTYSKYGFYDSVNVETGEIAKAYLALDQGMIMVSIANYLKDGVIRDYFHQDPIGKKPEDLLKKEKFSIQ; this is translated from the coding sequence ATGAAAACAAGTAAAATGATTAGCTTTGTATTGATGTTCAGTTTGTTTGCGAATGTTTTTGTAACATCATCTGCGTCCGCAACTGACAGAGGAAAAAATCATGCATTTCAAATGGAGTTAAAATCAATTGCTAAGAAGACATACACGTTTTATCAAGATCATACTGATCCGAAAACAGGTTTGACTTATGATGAGACTCGATATACAGCAGAAGGTAAAAAAGACGCAACACACACATCTCCTACAAACATTGGGATGTATATGATGAGTACGATCTCTGCTCAAGAATTAGGAATCATTTCAAAAAAAGAAGCGGTAAAACGTATCCAAGTCACGTTGAATACACTTGAAGATCTTGAAAAGTGGAATGGGTTATATTTTAACTGGTATAACACAAAAGATGGTTCGGTTAAAAAGGACTGGGGACAATTCATCTCACAAGTGGATAACGGCTGGCTGTCTGCAGGATTGATTGTAGTTGGGCAAGCTTATGAAGAGCTTAATCCGCAAACGAGTAAGCTCGTTGAAGACATGAATTACACAACTCTATATGATTCAGAAGTGGGACAATTCCGTGGGGGTTATGATGTTGCACAAGGGAAGTTAACCGATCATCACTATGGCTTATTTAACACAGAACCACGTGTAGCTAGTTATATCTCTATCGGTAAAGGCGATGTGCCAAGCGATCACTGGTGGAAGATGTACCGTACGATGCCAAAAGAATGGGACTGGCAAGCACAGATTCCAGAGGGTGAAACACATGAATATGATGGCGTTTCTGTATTTGAAGGACATTACGAATACAACGGTGTAAAATTCGTTCCGAGCTGGGGCGGAAGCATGTTTGAAAGCCTTATGCCTGGAATCGTATTAAATGAGGTTGAACTTGGCAAGAATGCGCTTGGGCTGAACAACAAGCGACATGTTGAATTACAGCAAGCTTTTGCAGAAGAAAAAGGATATAAAGCATGGGGCTTCTCTCCATCTGCAACACCAGATGGTTACAGTGAGTTTGCAGCAACACCACTAGGAACTTCTGGATACAAAGATGGCGCGACCGTAACGGCTCATGCATCATTCTTAGCACTAGACTATGATCCGAGTGCTGTTCGAAAAAACATTAAAGCATTGAAAGAGCTCAATACGTATAGCAAGTACGGATTCTATGATTCTGTAAACGTGGAAACAGGAGAAATTGCTAAAGCATATCTCGCGCTCGATCAAGGAATGATCATGGTATCGATCGCTAACTATCTAAAAGATGGTGTGATCCGCGATTACTTCCACCAAGATCCGATCGGTAAGAAACCAGAGGATCTGTTGAAAAAAGAAAAGTTCTCTATTCAGTAA
- a CDS encoding GyrI-like domain-containing protein yields the protein MNNKAVYEMPVVKERKEIKLVGLRVLCEGDQYIHEIPKTSTALQSQLLSIQHVVDSSKQIGAFVVDAQTKQEDGYWICVEVEKYEDVPAGMVKLTIPPQKYAVTKHMGRNDEIKNSYEILHNWIQKNGYNRLLKNWHIEIFHTFDVGKQLEIDLYDTIQ from the coding sequence ATGAACAACAAAGCCGTTTATGAAATGCCCGTTGTAAAAGAACGGAAAGAAATAAAGCTAGTTGGATTAAGGGTGCTATGTGAGGGAGATCAATACATTCACGAAATCCCTAAAACTTCAACTGCACTGCAATCACAATTACTGTCCATTCAGCATGTCGTGGATTCATCAAAACAAATAGGTGCGTTCGTTGTTGATGCCCAAACTAAACAAGAAGATGGATACTGGATTTGTGTTGAAGTAGAAAAATATGAAGATGTTCCGGCTGGCATGGTGAAGTTAACCATACCACCTCAAAAATATGCAGTGACCAAACATATGGGAAGAAACGATGAAATTAAAAACAGCTACGAAATATTGCACAACTGGATACAAAAGAATGGATATAACAGACTCCTTAAAAACTGGCACATCGAGATATTTCATACCTTTGATGTAGGTAAACAATTAGAAATCGACTTGTACGATACCATTCAATAA
- a CDS encoding alpha/beta family hydrolase gives MKESSRSVLGYKKMKIPYVIQSKTDDPKGLAVMLPGIGYTVKSPLFHFSSSAFLNKEYDVLHVNYPYYSTDYKDFSFDEITSALIHDVSTVLKEVVDHKIYKSYYVVGKSFGTMAIPTVLDMLPAQNTKAIWLTPRLIDLSVFHTLRVCIQDGLCVIGDKDPFYDAEKINDIILNSSIESMIPTDANHALEVDNDILTSIDIVKSVIKRIDDFITLKNGVFNNEL, from the coding sequence ATGAAAGAAAGTTCTCGATCTGTACTTGGTTATAAAAAGATGAAAATTCCTTACGTTATACAGAGTAAAACAGATGATCCAAAAGGTCTCGCCGTCATGCTTCCGGGTATAGGATATACGGTTAAATCACCATTATTCCATTTTTCTTCAAGCGCTTTTTTAAACAAAGAATATGATGTCTTACATGTGAACTATCCTTATTATTCAACAGATTACAAAGATTTTAGCTTTGATGAAATTACCTCTGCCCTTATCCATGATGTTTCCACAGTGTTAAAGGAAGTGGTTGATCACAAAATCTATAAATCTTATTACGTGGTAGGAAAATCCTTTGGCACTATGGCCATTCCTACTGTTTTAGATATGTTACCTGCCCAAAACACAAAAGCAATTTGGCTAACACCTCGTCTAATCGATCTATCTGTTTTTCATACGTTAAGAGTGTGTATACAAGATGGACTTTGCGTAATCGGTGATAAAGACCCCTTTTATGACGCAGAAAAGATAAATGACATCATACTGAATTCCTCTATAGAGAGTATGATTCCTACAGATGCAAATCATGCACTTGAAGTGGACAACGATATTCTAACATCTATTGATATTGTTAAAAGTGTTATAAAAAGGATTGATGATTTTATCACTTTGAAGAACGGAGTATTTAACAATGAACTTTAA
- a CDS encoding DinB family protein — protein MNFKQGEAVEILERTPAVLTHLLSGLSLEWLSSNEGGNSWNALEVVAHLIECEKSNWIPRINSILTSHENGPLPSFDRFSHLGKETGIEELLREFAQCRQQSLYQLGTLKIGSFDLNKTGLHPEFGSITLQQLLSTWVVHDFTHINQITRILAKRYDLDVGPWKTYLSILK, from the coding sequence ATGAACTTTAAACAAGGTGAAGCTGTCGAAATTCTAGAACGAACACCTGCCGTTTTAACACACTTGTTATCAGGGCTCTCTCTTGAATGGTTAAGTAGCAATGAAGGCGGTAATTCGTGGAATGCTCTCGAAGTTGTCGCTCACTTAATCGAATGTGAAAAGAGCAATTGGATACCACGAATTAACAGCATACTTACAAGTCATGAGAATGGACCACTTCCATCCTTTGATCGATTCTCTCATCTAGGAAAAGAAACAGGAATTGAAGAGCTGCTGCGTGAATTTGCGCAGTGCCGACAACAGAGCTTATACCAATTAGGGACTTTAAAAATTGGTTCCTTTGATTTAAATAAAACTGGATTACACCCTGAGTTTGGCTCAATTACCCTACAACAATTACTCTCAACCTGGGTCGTTCATGATTTTACGCACATCAACCAGATTACTAGGATTCTGGCTAAGCGTTATGACTTGGACGTCGGTCCATGGAAAACATACTTAAGCATCCTCAAATAA
- a CDS encoding ABC transporter permease subunit, whose product MYLLVLRRIVYFLMPIVGVFFIGALPYLFFSNVQGIEAVARLLDSGALENALFLNQDLGLFFEPYLDKIWDLFLNLITFSNVTFYEYQQEKLLFPTIIKPYLYSIKLVLGAFFLAIASSIILALIIKILPDRIQKGIRFLFFSLESLPDIFIVVIIQYSMILYVRNTGNLLFPIVHSDQNPSYFLPIFCLSILPTLFLIRTLLFLLDDEDSKTYVEFARAKGIRYALILYIHMLRNSLLSLFYYSKNVYWLLISTLFMVETIMAIPGITDFMLDNGPTTPDVITVSVLLMFVPFYLLFTLSSYVLEYKLGRTNEEVA is encoded by the coding sequence ATGTATTTACTTGTCCTTCGGCGCATTGTGTATTTTTTGATGCCGATCGTAGGTGTTTTTTTCATTGGTGCACTTCCTTACCTTTTCTTCAGCAATGTTCAAGGTATTGAAGCTGTTGCTCGTTTACTAGATTCTGGTGCACTCGAGAATGCACTCTTTTTAAATCAGGATTTAGGATTATTTTTCGAACCTTATCTTGATAAGATATGGGATTTGTTCCTGAACCTTATAACGTTTTCAAACGTGACTTTTTATGAATATCAACAGGAGAAGTTATTATTCCCAACCATTATAAAACCTTATTTATACTCTATAAAACTAGTATTAGGTGCATTCTTTCTAGCCATAGCTTCATCGATCATACTAGCTTTGATCATCAAGATTTTACCTGACCGCATTCAAAAAGGAATTCGCTTCTTGTTTTTTTCACTAGAGTCCTTACCCGATATCTTTATCGTTGTTATCATTCAATATAGCATGATTCTGTATGTTAGAAATACGGGAAATCTCTTGTTCCCAATTGTACATAGCGATCAAAATCCTAGCTATTTCTTACCGATTTTTTGCTTGAGCATCTTGCCAACTCTTTTCTTAATAAGAACGTTGCTGTTTTTACTCGATGATGAAGATTCAAAAACGTATGTAGAATTTGCCCGCGCAAAAGGAATACGATATGCCCTGATCCTTTATATTCACATGCTAAGAAATTCACTTTTAAGTCTGTTCTATTATTCAAAGAACGTGTATTGGTTACTAATCTCTACACTCTTTATGGTAGAAACAATTATGGCGATTCCCGGTATCACTGATTTTATGCTAGATAACGGTCCTACGACCCCAGATGTCATTACAGTTAGCGTTTTACTCATGTTTGTTCCGTTTTATCTATTATTTACACTTTCCTCTTATGTACTAGAGTATAAGCTGGGACGTACTAATGAGGAGGTGGCGTAA